Proteins encoded together in one Hymenobacter monticola window:
- a CDS encoding RagB/SusD family nutrient uptake outer membrane protein — translation MKSLNIKFLAGAAVLAMASTSCSKLLDEEPRSIYEPGFFSTERGVNGGLTSMYAHLRYIYGNAYYYNATLTGTDEATWGRDADENFLAMDLSGRAALNANNSRADVLWVNAFPNINTASGIIKNATAVGISPALVAEARFFRAFDYFMLVQTFGGVPLDLGAGDLQFNTNPIRTSTRNTVPEVYTKGVFPDLLQAVNDLPATPRVIGGATKTAARLYLAKAYLTYAWWLENPNNIPTYPAAPRTDPAGKTAQYYYQQAYDVATAAINDPGPFRLQPTYYDVNVATNDRNTEMLLFADHTESSELYNGGSLTFGSGGSPDNFAGWMMTWNYTNLRSAANPDGTGPVSSVQREAAQALGRPWNRMAPTIDVLENTFADKTNDSRYDGTFTTTYRGNWPKAGVANATLYNANNQAVTPGSAILTFLDSEPATPITYPSGTGANNVGAGVLPGRPDYVISPRGISRIVYPGLWKLGPYRTDNGTGLGQPNAGSTRPFNIAKFSELYFVAAEAAVKGATTRPNQSARELINVIRARAGKWRFDNNGNVAKVQDNSAAMMAATPATITVNYILAERSREYYAEGYRWFDLVRTQKWNELASTYRIAGTAYGDHTPATVTRTIQPFHYLRPIPQVQLDRMDVSPDVKATYQNPSYN, via the coding sequence ATGAAATCCCTGAATATAAAATTCTTAGCGGGTGCTGCCGTCCTCGCCATGGCTTCCACCAGCTGCTCGAAACTGCTGGATGAAGAGCCCCGCAGCATTTACGAGCCCGGCTTCTTCTCCACCGAACGGGGCGTGAACGGCGGCCTGACCTCGATGTACGCGCACTTGCGCTACATCTACGGCAACGCCTACTACTACAACGCCACCCTGACCGGCACCGACGAAGCCACCTGGGGCCGCGACGCCGACGAGAACTTCCTGGCCATGGACCTCTCGGGCCGTGCCGCGCTGAACGCCAACAACAGCCGGGCGGATGTGCTGTGGGTGAATGCTTTCCCCAACATCAACACGGCCAGCGGCATCATCAAGAACGCCACCGCCGTGGGCATTTCGCCGGCCCTGGTGGCCGAGGCCCGGTTCTTCCGCGCCTTCGACTACTTCATGCTGGTGCAGACCTTTGGCGGTGTGCCCCTGGACCTGGGGGCGGGCGACCTGCAATTCAACACCAACCCCATTCGCACCTCGACGCGCAACACGGTGCCCGAGGTGTACACCAAGGGCGTTTTCCCGGATTTGCTGCAGGCCGTGAATGACCTGCCGGCAACGCCGCGGGTTATCGGCGGCGCCACCAAAACGGCGGCCCGCCTCTACCTGGCCAAGGCCTACCTGACCTACGCCTGGTGGCTCGAAAACCCCAACAACATCCCCACTTACCCGGCGGCGCCGCGCACCGACCCGGCCGGTAAAACCGCTCAGTACTACTACCAGCAGGCCTACGACGTGGCCACGGCCGCCATCAACGACCCGGGCCCGTTCCGCTTGCAGCCCACCTACTACGACGTGAACGTGGCCACCAACGACCGCAACACGGAAATGCTGCTGTTTGCGGACCACACCGAAAGCAGCGAGCTCTACAACGGCGGTAGCCTGACCTTCGGCAGCGGCGGGTCGCCCGACAACTTCGCCGGCTGGATGATGACCTGGAACTACACCAACCTGCGCAGCGCCGCGAACCCCGACGGCACGGGCCCGGTATCGTCCGTGCAGCGGGAAGCTGCCCAGGCGCTGGGCCGCCCCTGGAACCGCATGGCGCCCACCATCGACGTGCTGGAGAACACCTTTGCCGACAAGACGAACGACTCGCGCTACGACGGCACCTTCACGACGACGTACCGCGGCAACTGGCCCAAGGCCGGCGTAGCAAACGCGACGCTGTACAATGCCAACAACCAGGCCGTTACCCCCGGTAGTGCCATCCTGACCTTCCTGGACTCGGAGCCCGCTACTCCCATTACCTACCCCAGCGGCACCGGCGCGAACAACGTAGGCGCCGGCGTACTGCCCGGCCGCCCCGATTACGTGATTTCGCCGCGCGGCATCAGCCGCATCGTGTACCCCGGCCTGTGGAAGCTCGGCCCCTACCGCACCGACAACGGCACGGGCCTCGGCCAGCCCAACGCGGGCAGCACCCGTCCGTTCAACATCGCCAAGTTCTCGGAGCTCTACTTCGTAGCGGCCGAGGCCGCCGTGAAAGGCGCCACGACCAGACCCAACCAAAGCGCCCGCGAGTTGATTAACGTGATTCGCGCCCGCGCCGGCAAGTGGCGTTTCGACAACAACGGCAACGTGGCCAAAGTGCAGGACAACAGCGCGGCCATGATGGCGGCCACCCCGGCCACCATCACCGTCAACTACATCCTGGCCGAGCGTTCGCGCGAGTACTACGCCGAAGGCTACCGCTGGTTCGACCTGGTGCGCACGCAGAAGTGGAACGAACTGGCCTCGACCTACCGCATTGCGGGCACGGCCTACGGCGACCACACGCCTGCTACCGTGACGCGTACCATCCAGCCCTTCCACTACCTGCGCCCCATTCCGCAGGTTCAGCTCGACCGGATGGATGTGTCGCCGGACGTGAAAGCGACCTACCAAAACCCCAGCTATAACTAG
- a CDS encoding SusC/RagA family TonB-linked outer membrane protein yields MKSPIQKSALRLSWPFLLATGFPVASSLLTPVVAQAQATQTVSGRVLGTDGTGIPGVNVVVKGTNVGTVTDVEGKYSLPAAQGTTLVFSFVGFTAQEVPVGRDATINTVTLTTDTKALDEVVVVGYGTQRAEAVTGSVASISGEALREVPAANITQALQGRLPGVQLSQTSSQPGAATQIRIRGTRSLTASNDPLIVLDGIPFPGSIGDINPNDIASVDILKDASATAIYGSRGANGVVLVTTKGGKKGQKAQVTYDGFVGAKTLFSRFPMMNGQQFAQLRKDAGIYKNTLDESDDVNTDWQKLLYRTGFQTNQNVGLNGGTENGRYNFNAGYYQEQGVIPTQQYTRYSVRGTLDQGVGKYVRLGFTTNNTYSLTEGSNVGVYSSLTSSPIANPYNADGSLKRVIKMPLDDQWVTTKDVIEANKDKWLSQTRAFASYNALFGEFKMPGVEGLKYRVNLGVNYRQSQGGGFTGAGINSAVATTPSSASVSYGLTTDYTVENILSYDRTFAGKHNINALALYSASSNVFNQTRITGRDIPSDAFQFYNIGLAATDIVVNPGEQIYSKFGLLSYMGRVMYSYDDRYLLSATLRSDGSSRLAPGHKWNTYPAVSVGWNVAKEGFMQDVTAVNMLKLRAGYGVTSNQAVNPYSTLGRLSTRPYNFGPTGYQTGLFVTELPNPTLGWEYSKTWNYALDFALLKNRLSGTVEYYITNTENLLLGLPLPATSGVNSYTANIGATQNKGIELSLNGVILENLNGWTWEAGVNLYANRNKITSLAGEQQRDEGNWWFVGKPINVVYDYEKVGLWQQEDPYLNVLEPGGNVGMIKVKYTGGYKPDGTPERPIGVLDRQILDVNPNFLGGFNTRVAYKGFDLSVVGAFQNGGLLNSTLYGSSGYLNLLNGRRGNVQVDYWTPTNTGAKYPKPGGITSGDNPKYGSTLGYFDASYLKVRTISLGYNFDNMTWLKNAGVSRLRLYATAQNPFVFFSPYKKESGMDPETNSFGDENAAVPLAQNLRRILTLGTNAPATRTYIVGLNLTF; encoded by the coding sequence ATGAAATCACCCATACAAAAATCGGCCTTGCGACTGAGCTGGCCCTTTCTGCTTGCTACGGGGTTCCCGGTGGCAAGCAGCTTGCTAACGCCGGTGGTGGCCCAGGCCCAGGCCACCCAAACCGTGTCGGGCCGCGTGCTGGGCACCGACGGCACGGGCATTCCCGGCGTCAACGTGGTGGTGAAAGGCACCAACGTGGGCACCGTGACCGACGTGGAAGGCAAGTACTCGCTGCCGGCCGCGCAGGGCACCACGCTGGTGTTCTCCTTCGTGGGCTTCACGGCGCAGGAAGTGCCGGTGGGGCGCGATGCCACCATCAATACAGTGACGCTGACCACCGACACCAAAGCCCTGGATGAAGTGGTGGTGGTGGGCTACGGCACCCAGCGGGCCGAAGCCGTGACGGGTTCGGTGGCGTCCATCAGCGGCGAAGCGCTGCGCGAAGTGCCCGCGGCCAACATCACGCAGGCCCTGCAGGGCCGACTGCCCGGCGTGCAGCTGTCGCAAACCTCCTCCCAGCCCGGCGCGGCCACGCAAATCCGCATCCGCGGCACCCGCTCCCTCACGGCCAGCAACGACCCGCTGATTGTGCTGGACGGCATTCCGTTTCCGGGTTCTATCGGCGACATCAACCCCAACGACATTGCCTCGGTTGACATTCTGAAGGATGCCTCGGCCACGGCCATCTACGGCTCGCGCGGCGCCAACGGCGTGGTGCTCGTGACCACCAAAGGCGGCAAAAAAGGGCAGAAAGCCCAGGTGACCTACGACGGCTTTGTGGGCGCCAAGACGCTGTTCTCGCGCTTCCCCATGATGAACGGGCAGCAATTTGCGCAGCTGCGCAAGGACGCCGGCATCTACAAAAACACCCTCGACGAGTCCGACGACGTCAACACCGATTGGCAGAAGCTGCTGTACCGCACCGGCTTCCAAACCAACCAGAACGTGGGCCTGAACGGCGGCACCGAAAACGGCCGCTACAACTTCAACGCGGGCTACTACCAGGAGCAAGGCGTTATCCCGACCCAGCAGTACACCCGCTACTCGGTGCGGGGCACGCTCGACCAGGGCGTGGGCAAATACGTTCGGTTGGGCTTCACCACCAACAACACCTACAGCCTGACGGAGGGCTCCAACGTGGGCGTGTACAGCTCCCTGACTTCGTCGCCCATCGCCAATCCGTACAACGCGGACGGGTCGCTGAAGCGGGTCATCAAAATGCCGCTGGACGACCAGTGGGTGACCACCAAGGACGTCATCGAGGCCAACAAAGACAAGTGGCTGAGCCAGACGCGGGCCTTTGCCAGCTACAACGCCCTCTTCGGCGAATTCAAGATGCCGGGCGTGGAAGGCCTGAAGTACCGCGTGAACCTGGGCGTGAACTACCGCCAGAGCCAGGGCGGCGGCTTTACGGGGGCGGGCATCAACAGCGCGGTGGCGACCACGCCTTCCTCGGCCTCGGTGAGCTACGGCCTGACCACCGACTACACCGTTGAGAACATCCTGTCTTACGACCGCACCTTCGCCGGGAAGCACAACATCAACGCGTTGGCCTTGTATTCGGCCTCGAGCAACGTCTTCAACCAGACGCGGATTACGGGCCGGGACATTCCTTCCGACGCGTTCCAGTTCTACAACATCGGGCTGGCGGCCACCGACATTGTGGTGAACCCCGGGGAACAGATTTACTCGAAATTCGGGTTGCTGTCCTACATGGGCCGTGTGATGTATTCCTACGACGACCGGTACCTGCTGTCGGCCACGCTGCGTTCGGACGGCTCCTCGCGCCTGGCCCCCGGCCACAAGTGGAACACCTACCCGGCCGTGTCGGTTGGCTGGAACGTGGCCAAAGAAGGCTTCATGCAGGACGTGACGGCCGTGAACATGCTGAAGCTGCGCGCCGGCTACGGCGTCACGTCGAACCAGGCGGTGAACCCTTACTCCACCCTGGGCCGCCTCTCCACCCGCCCCTACAACTTTGGCCCCACCGGCTATCAGACGGGCCTGTTCGTGACCGAACTGCCTAACCCTACGCTGGGCTGGGAGTACTCGAAGACCTGGAACTACGCCCTGGACTTCGCCTTGCTGAAAAACCGTCTGTCGGGTACGGTGGAGTACTACATCACCAACACCGAAAACCTGCTGCTTGGCTTGCCGCTGCCGGCCACTTCGGGCGTGAACAGCTACACGGCCAACATCGGTGCCACCCAGAACAAAGGCATCGAGCTGTCGCTGAACGGCGTGATTCTGGAAAACCTGAACGGCTGGACCTGGGAAGCGGGCGTCAACCTGTACGCCAACCGCAACAAGATTACCTCGCTGGCCGGTGAGCAGCAGCGCGACGAAGGCAACTGGTGGTTTGTGGGCAAGCCCATCAACGTGGTGTACGACTACGAGAAAGTGGGCCTGTGGCAGCAGGAAGACCCCTACCTGAACGTGCTGGAGCCCGGCGGAAACGTGGGCATGATTAAGGTGAAATACACCGGCGGCTACAAGCCCGACGGTACTCCTGAGCGTCCCATTGGCGTGCTCGACCGCCAGATTCTGGACGTGAACCCCAACTTCCTGGGTGGCTTCAACACCCGCGTGGCCTACAAAGGCTTCGACTTGTCGGTAGTGGGTGCCTTCCAAAACGGCGGCCTGCTCAACAGCACCCTCTACGGCTCGTCGGGCTACCTGAACCTGCTGAACGGCCGTCGCGGCAACGTGCAAGTGGACTACTGGACGCCCACCAACACCGGCGCCAAGTACCCCAAGCCGGGCGGCATCACCAGCGGCGACAACCCCAAATACGGCTCGACGCTCGGCTACTTCGATGCTTCCTACCTGAAAGTGCGCACCATTTCGCTGGGCTATAACTTCGACAACATGACGTGGCTGAAGAATGCCGGCGTGAGCCGCCTGCGCCTCTACGCCACGGCCCAGAACCCCTTCGTGTTCTTCTCGCCCTACAAGAAAGAGTCGGGCATGGACCCCGAAACCAATTCCTTCGGCGACGAAAACGCGGCCGTGCCCCTGGCCCAGAACCTGCGCCGCATCCTGACGCTGGGCACCAACGCCCCGGCCACCCGCACCTACATCGTGGGCCTCAACCTCACTTTCTAA